The Sorangiineae bacterium MSr11367 genome window below encodes:
- a CDS encoding secondary thiamine-phosphate synthase enzyme YjbQ: MKIHHDVLNVRTDGRGFFDVTREVARIVAGAQVTNGLCTVFVQHTSASLVIQENADPAVLRDLETWMSRLAPESARYEHDDEGPDDMPAHLRGAITKTSESIPIVQGRLALGTWQAIYLWEHRSHAHSRRLVVTVLGQ, encoded by the coding sequence CGATGTGTTAAATGTCCGGACGGATGGACGGGGATTTTTCGATGTGACGCGCGAGGTCGCGCGCATCGTGGCCGGGGCGCAGGTGACCAACGGGCTTTGCACGGTGTTCGTACAGCATACGAGCGCGTCGTTGGTCATTCAGGAGAATGCGGACCCGGCGGTGCTCCGTGATCTGGAGACATGGATGTCGCGGCTCGCGCCGGAATCGGCCCGCTACGAGCACGATGACGAGGGCCCGGACGACATGCCGGCCCACCTGCGCGGCGCCATCACGAAGACCAGTGAGTCGATCCCCATCGTCCAGGGGCGCCTTGCATTGGGGACCTGGCAGGCGATCTATCTGTGGGAACACCGCTCCCACGCGCATTCGCGCCGCCTCGTCGTGACCGTGTTGGGCC